The sequence tacaTATAACAGGATGATCTCTTACATTTGCTTTCCTTGTATGAACTAAAAGAGTTGAAATCTGAGGTAAAGAGACCTGCTAAATCTTTCTAAGTCTACTACTGTATTTGGATTCAGACACCTATGTGGATTCAGAGTGTTTCCCTTGTTGTAGAAAATATGTATTTGCCCTGTGTGAGATGGTGAACTGAGGACAAGGAGGCTGCCATTAGCCAAGTAAAGCTCAGCCCTGATCAGTGACATTGTGGTTGGGTTGGGTGGATCATGTGGGCAAAGAAGTGGTTATTTCAGAAACTTGATATTACTTTATTCACTGTTGGGATaataggatttttgtttgttagtttgcttttgagTATTTAATAGAACCAGGTCATAGTTGGATGTTAATACATATTGAAGGGGTTTTGTCCACATTGGAGCAAAGCAGTGGAGATACTGCCATTCCTGAATTCATTTTAGTTTCTATAGAATgatgatgaaataaatataatggtAACATCAACAACAACTACAGTAACCACCATTAAAACTAATACCTATTGAGTGCTCCTTTGCACCAGGCAACATTTTGAGTTGCTTACCTGCATGAACTTAAGAATTAGTTCTTAAGAATTGCTCTCAGTAGTCGATGCTATCATAAACTGTGATTGAAACACAGAAGTAAATTATGACTAAATATAACAAACAATAAGTTCCTGATTCTCCTATTTGGACAGAGTAAGTCATCCTCCCCCAACACCCCTCCACCACAGCAATCCACTTTTACACCTTGGCTCAATGTATGGAAACTTaagaaaatacattcattttcataCCAGGAGCACCATTTGAGATTTACTATTCTCATAAACATGATGAATATTTTACTCTTGTTGTTATACAATACATTCAACATATTTTtctcacagagtattgagtaaaagaaacaaaaacaataatttgatAAACACTGCTAAAAGTTACTTCACCTAAATCAGAAGTAGATTTGAAGCTAAACAAACTTAAACTTCAGGACCTCTCATTTGTGTAGGCCTTATCCAGGGACAAGAAATtatgtgttgtatttttattttccttttctatttcttaggGAGTTCATCTAACAATGTGTAATTCTCAGCATATTCAAAACTTAGATTTGTCTGAGAATAGTTTAGAAATATTTCCACCAGTAATTGGATTTTGGGCAAGTGTGAGTCATCAAATGGACAAAGTTTTTCTTCAAAATCTCATATTTGGATTCCAAAATACCATGTCTCTGCCTAAGACTGTCAATCAATGATTGCATGCTCATTGAAGTTTTTCCTAAGgaaattattataagatattttacAGAAAAGTGACAGAACATATCCCAAAAAGAAAATAGTACTTACTGCAATTGGGTAAAATGCAGATAGAATTAGGTGTTTATTTAAGAGGAAGTTATATCCTAGTTAAGTCCATAAGAAgactccctttctctctctctctctctctatatctatatctatatctatatctatatctagatatagatatagatatatatctaatTATAATCTACATCATCTTCTTAAGTTATTGcattgtacatgtatatgtgtctatgtatGTGTCTATTCactgcatgtatatacatatatacatgtgtatatatacatatatatttgtatgtgtgtgggtctatatactgtgtgtatatgtgtggaaAGAGATTGCCTTACATCATTTAATAGAATTATTTTAGACAGATTGACTTGTTAAAGTTAAAACTCTCTTTGATTTTCCTGGATTATATAAATCCTGTGGCAATAGAATGGCATAAAGTGAATGTCATGTCACTATCTAACTTCCTCTCTATGAACTTTGGCACAATGAATTGTTTCAACATTTCTATTGGACCTGTGCACTTTCAGAAATATAAGTTTCCTAATATCATGTCAATGGTAATCTTCTTAAGATATCTTTAGtgaaaatttttgcaaaatttAATATAGAACATCTCTTGGGACATGAAATTCCTTAAATATCATATGTTTTTGTTCAAAAAAGTATCAGAGTATATATCAGTTAGTTATTATGGTGTGGAATATAacctatatatattttaagggtgaaatatagttaattaatCCTTTTATAAAACCTTTTTAGTTGAGTTTTTTAATCTGATTATTTTCATTGAACAAATTTATTTTGAGTATTCACACATTATTTTTCCTTGAGTTCAGACAGCAGCTCTAACAAAACATCATCTGCAATGTAGCCAATGTGTTTAATTGTGGACTAGAGACTAAGTTTTCCCTAAAGGAATTTTGTAAACAACATATACGGTTCTATAATGATTAGGCAGTCAGCCCATTTAATTTGAGACATTTAAAGTCTGGCATAAGATTGAGAAAATGACCCTTTCATTTAAATTCTATtctccatgattttttttatactAAATGATTAAAGGCTTACTGTCTGAGGCAAATACAACAATAAACTTACAAAATTATGGTGTGATAATAGTTcctaaaatgtgtttgaaattatGGAttgtaaaattttgaatttttaaaaatatattttatgtttctcaTAGCAGTATCACATCAAATAGTTTAATTATTAAGAATATATGTGGCTATTTCTATTATCCTCAAgcaatagtattttatttaaaaatgattatccAAAAGAAATTGCTGTGACTCTCTAATTACTACCTTTAAGTGGTACAGCAGGGAAACATTCTTATATCTAATTCTGTATCTCCATCTACCATTCCTTGAAACATTCAAGGAGAATGAGCTTTATCTCAGTATAAGAGGCAATATACCTCAGTGGAAAGgaactttaaatgttttatgaaacGAAAGACAATTGACATGTCTATAGAGTGGATAACCTATACTTTTAAGGCAAGCACCTAGGACATGGATGGATAAAGGCAAAGAAGCCTCATTCACAGTTAAATCATTCAATATCAAACAGCTGTTTAGAATGCTGCTTCCTCTGAAGGATGTCAGAAGAAATTGAAGTTCCTTGTTAACTTTACTACAActtatgttaaaaagaaaaacatgtcttcTCTCAGACATTATATTTAAAGGTTGTATTTTACTTTGATGCTTATGTATAGTTaaatctaattatttttcttacatgCACATATATTGTATTTGCACTATTTCAGGGCTGCCTAGGTTATAAAGATATTACTCATATgatttcttcaaaaataatataaaggtaTGTATTTGAGATTTATTTGGTCTTTGATTGAATTTGAATCATCTCAGGATTACAAGGGCAAAGGGCTTGGGAAGCATCTTTGTGCAGTGAGCTAGGACCAAGATTCATTATCCTCTATGTGAGAGATCATGACCCCAGAGTGTACCTGCAGATTTTTACATTAAGCTTAACACATAATCATACTCCTCAGTATTTTGGGAATGATGAAAGTACGTAAAATAGGTCAACTATTTAAAAAAGTACAAGTATATGGTGATAATTTTATGCAGTtccattcaaataaatattttgcaaCTTTTAGGCTCCATAGGAGTGCTAGCTattaacatttccatttttaaagctctatttTATTGTTGCCTGATAAATTAAGAATGTAGTATATTCTCTACATTCATAGCTTCAGCTCTGCACATTTCTCTAGTTTTCATCTCCCGAAATGAGTTAATAATGCATTACATTAAATctacaataaagatttttaatgaaGTCAGAACTCAAAATTCAAGGAAGAATTGGAGATACAATATAGATGCAatgcaaaaatatatatggaTTAGAATAATAATCTGGTGAGGCTGTATTATGATATAAAAGAAGTCTACCTTTCATTGCTTCTTTGACAAAGTTGTTTAGGttgaaatttcttattttcagtttACAGATCTAATAATAGTTAACTAGTTCTCATATCTACTGTAGTAAATAAAGATGTTAATATTGTTTCCTCTCTACCTGCCAAAGGCACTGGCTTTGCTTTAAAACATACTTTAATGGGTGCTATTTTAATTTCCTTAGCTCACATTGAAGGTCCAAACCATGACCTAATGCTCTGGACCAACATTGTTATTAAACTTCTTTAGATTTggatttgtaatttatttaaatttattggtaAATATAGTATCAAAAAATCTTCCAGtcctcaatatatttattttatattaatgtcAATTGAACCTCTATTTTGTAATTTTGTCAAAATCAGGGATGTGAATTTGGGTGTTGGTGTAAGAATTTGGGATGTGAGAGATTTCTTTCTTTGGGGGGAAAGGAGATGCAGGACGTCTTTTGGATGTTTCTGAACTAGCATTTATTTtggcacattttctttatctagtaagtgaattttttaaataatacataatagAGGCATAACCCAAAACTGAGTTCTTCAACTTTATGGAGAGGATTTTACACCacttaatgtttttaataattacCACAGTAAATATTATCTTTGGTATCTGAGTTGAGAAAAATCTAATTAGTAAATTTCTGTATGCCTAACATAAGGTCTCAGAATTCTCTTTattgaaaagcaataaaaataataagtatatgTTTACAACACTATAGAAATTTAAAGTATATTCCATACTGCCATGAATTCATGGGAAGTCAAGTGTGAGTAACATGTCAGTTGATGGAAAACAAGTCAGAGCTCAGGGCAGATAGCTTGGTAACTACATACTCTCAATGTTGTCTTCTGTATATAGATTCTGACTAACTCCAGAATATTCATAGCCTACTCTCTGAAAGTAGTAAGAGACCTATATCAGACAAATTTTCCACTATTTCaataattacatctgtaaagtcTCATAGGTTGCATTTCCTCCTCTTACTCTTTTGCTGGCCTTTTCCAGATTCCTTTTGATCACTTAATTCCAGATATTTATTACCATAATTACATGATGGTTTGAAATATACAACTGGAAATTTAGGGTAGGTTTCCATTAATTTGTTTACAAAGAAGTGTTATTGATGCTATTTATTGTATCCCATAAATCACAAGCAATACTtgcaattgtatttatttttaaaaacatgagcaAGCTTTATTACaaacatataaattattatatttaattatcaCTATTTGTTATTAGTAATGTGAAAATAGAATAATAGTATATAAGAATACTACTATTTTTAGCAATTTCACAAAACAAACATTAGCTTTGTCTCTCTTTGTTagcaccatttttatttttatcttatttcctgGGCTAGgacattaaaagaaatattacagTGATGTTACATTGCTCCTCTAATTTTGTTCTCTGAGTTAAACaagttatcatttttattttgtatcactGTGTTTACTGTTTCAGATGTAAACACTGTGCTTTGGAGTAAGGATCTATAATGATTGGCCTGtttaatagtattttattaaGAATGCTTTCAATTAgatcaaattattttttgaatatattaaagtgtataatatcttttttaatttaacctACTGATGTGTTTACTTTCAGTAGGACCTGTTTTTGCTTTCTATCAACTTTCTTGTTTATAGATAACTATAATGTTATGATAGATCATGGAATTCTGCTTGTCATAATTGTATTTGGATTTGCATGTTTTATTTAGCAGTGATTTTGTCAGTTCTTTTCATTGACGTATTTTAATGTCAATGCTGGCTAGTCCTGttgcaaatattttgaatttcttgTGTTGTTTtgcaatagttttttaaaaaaatttatgttggGTTATATAACGAGACATTAATTACTTTCAAATTTGCactaaactattatttttctaattccctATCTTGATTGAGTACTAAGTGACAGCCTTTTattaattgtcatttttttcatgcATAGCCCCAATTAAAATTCTTCTAACAATATTAAACAACACAGGTTTGCAATAGAAGTGTTTAGATTttgatagagagagagaaggatataATCATTGACATTGATCCAGTAATTTTATGGCTCTCTGACATTCTATAGCTTCAGAGGTTTCCCGTgggaattttctttccttctgcccattTCCACTTTCAGCATATGCTCTCAAATTTACAAGGTGAGTACGGGTGTCTCCTTAGCTTATACTCCCCTCCTGTTCTGGATTTTGCAATTAACCATgggaggtattttattttatgtttaaatacagttttatatagagataatttcatataaatattgaatattttattatttctctttttaggctgatattattgttatatatgtattacattttGTGATCTGATATATTTCATGATAACAAGTACAAACTTGGAAAGAAGGTGTACATGAATTCTTATAATCCTAATGAGATTTATAAGATCTTCCAAGCTTTTCTCAAACTGGCCTGTGGTTTCTCACTTACTCACCTGTATTAAAACCTTTCCTCATAGTTCAATAATACCCTTAATATTTCTCAATAATCTGTTATTAACACATTCTGTCTGTGTCATTCTACTTTTGCCTCATCCTTCCCAATTTCCTCATGTGGATGGCCTGGCAGTCACTCATGTCCATGATAGAGAATAGCTGTAAACTTTTAGTGAAGAAAATCAGTTTGGTTCatatttagatttttagaaaCTGTCAATGTGTTGTGCCCATAGGAGAGATAAATGTTAGAAACATagcatttttctgtaattttattaaatatttttaaaacaagatgcCTCAGGGTAGTAAGAAATTACTTGCTCTGCAAATATACAAGGACCAAGTTTTTgtcagaaaataaaaggcaaaaaacattaaaatcattaGCATTGAATTAATCATTTCATCATGCTATTCAATTCATAGTTAACTTAGTAAGTCTTAAGtttatatttcattaattcattctcaAGTTTTTTCTCATGTCTGGTGCATTTTTTCCCTCAATTGATTAAATATCTTCTATACCCACAGGAAGTAATACATACTAACTTATTAAAAAGGTGATAAAGGTTATTATACTCTGTATACCAGTTAATAGCcaatataaattcaaaattgagaaacaaaatgaacatttaaatttataatataattaactAAATATGTCATGGCAATTTCATTACCTATATGAGTGCATTAAGTAGAAGACTATGTTCATAACAAGAGAATAGAGCTCCAGTGCATCACCCTGAAgatatttaaaggagaaaaataatttgtttgaaATTCATCtcaatgtttatctttttttattttcaaaatatatttagctttatattaaatatgaatctttatttttatgttgtagCTTGTTAAGTAGCTATcatttaataaaaacagatttGGTGTATTGAATAGAGGGAGTTGATTCAAGAAAATGTTCTTGTATGTGATAATCattgtctttttctcttaaggGAAGTCTGTATTGTACATAGAATTCTCAAATATgatctgattttatatttttaaggcaTGAAAAGTGGAAATCAAAGTATTGAAACAGATTTTGTACTTCTTGGTCTCTTCCAATATGGTCCGATGgactcttttctctttgttgcaattGCAATACTGTTTTCAGTGGCTCTGATGGGGAATAGCATACTGATTCTTCTCATTCAATTGGACACCAGACTCCATACTCCAATGTACTTTCTACTCAGTCAGCTCTCTTTCATTGACATGATGTACATCTCCACCACTGTGCCTAAGATGGCAATTAATTTTTTGTCTAATAGTAAGACCATTACTTTTTTAGGCTGTGAGATTCAAACATTTGTGTCCTTGGCCCTTGGTGGAACTGAAGCCCTTCTTTTTGGTTTCATGTCCTATGATTGCTATGTAGCCATCTGTCATCCTTTACATTACCCTGTCCTCATGAGCAAGAGGATCTGTTGGTTCATGGTCATGTGTGCTTGGACCAGTAGTTCTATCGACTCCTTAATACATACATTGTATGCCTTTCAACTTCCCTTCTGCAGATCTCGGCTCATTAACCATTTTTTCTGTGAAATTCCATCCCTGGTGCCATTGGTGTGTCAGGATACTTCCCAGTATGAACATACAATACTCTTGAGTGGACTTATTATTCTGTTGTTACCTTTTATGGCCATTATAGCCTCCTATGCCTGTGTGCTTACTGTGGTATTCCAGATGAGTTCAGGAAATGGACAGAAAAAAGCCATCTCTACTTGTTCCTCTCACCTGATTGTGGCAAGCCTATTCTATGTGACTACTCTTTCCACCTATACAAGGCCACACTCCTTGCATTCCCCTGAAGAGGATAAGACAGTAGCTGTGTTGTATACCATTATCACACCTCTTCTGAACCCATTtatctacagtctgaggaataAAGAAGTTATGGGGGCCTTGAAGAGACTGTATATAAAATGACTGTAGGAACTCCTTACTGACTGAGACTGAATAACATAAAAAACCTGTGTCAGAATATGTAAATGATGACACTGCCTA is a genomic window of Hippopotamus amphibius kiboko isolate mHipAmp2 chromosome 15, mHipAmp2.hap2, whole genome shotgun sequence containing:
- the LOC130837388 gene encoding olfactory receptor 2AK2-like, translating into MKSGNQSIETDFVLLGLFQYGPMDSFLFVAIAILFSVALMGNSILILLIQLDTRLHTPMYFLLSQLSFIDMMYISTTVPKMAINFLSNSKTITFLGCEIQTFVSLALGGTEALLFGFMSYDCYVAICHPLHYPVLMSKRICWFMVMCAWTSSSIDSLIHTLYAFQLPFCRSRLINHFFCEIPSLVPLVCQDTSQYEHTILLSGLIILLLPFMAIIASYACVLTVVFQMSSGNGQKKAISTCSSHLIVASLFYVTTLSTYTRPHSLHSPEEDKTVAVLYTIITPLLNPFIYSLRNKEVMGALKRLYIK